A window of Trichoderma atroviride chromosome 3, complete sequence contains these coding sequences:
- a CDS encoding uncharacterized protein (EggNog:ENOG41), with the protein MARAKKFEDLARVAEEKHGIRILEESECDNPDESHLTNPNSNVRTSALENMPPPATRTIPDSQSITDVEDAQLQSTQGDPDEAETEDLPPLPAPGDGQDSIDIKQEPSSDLPVVVSERSLKRRRVEDDTLTTPTAPTVKAEPNNSSPITASEHYQFDIQESIDLDDIAQKITTPRKRKDLDASVAGEEKEEPRLVAHTTPKSGYVWADGLRYSAKNAPGPSILTPISGNKRVSKSIVDDDGSLTTYVKASLARGIAELAEDGTPYGKRGFTKSSKPSHGIGLVPNGRLSSLLNTPTSKNTSPIKQTPQTRTPGTASAEDTPLSLMFPEPRALPFDKLMRQTKKRSTLKNVEFTTPINKKAPLRDESPTKGPAPGLRYKPLARLRLDDFKVNPLSNDGQDYAFSEVVRDKDDRAGLRGCTDMHCCGKHFRALALSHRPDSPLTAEQRQEEQKLLENYLGEHAYRLATMTRAERDEMWIEAKTEELANKYGRHRHRFARMQSPPGFWNADFPDTQELVADREEAQKREKRAIADRYREAMRPGGMWLFRDE; encoded by the coding sequence ATGGCACGAGCAAAGAAGTTTGAAGATCTTGCTCGGGTAGCTGAGGAGAAGCATGGAATACGAATTCTTGAGGAATCAGAATGTGATAACCCTGACGAATCTCACCTCACAAATCCCAATTCCAATGTCCGAACCTCTGCTCTAGAAAACATGCCACCGCCTGCTACTCGGACAATTCCTGATAGTCAGTCAATTACCGATGTAGAAGACGCGCAGCTGCAATCTACTCAAGGGGATCCCGATGAAGCTGAGACTGAAGATCTACCGCCTCTACCAGCACCTGGCGATGGCCAGGATTCAATAGACATCAAACAGGAGCCGTCTTCTGATCTTCCGGTGGTAGTGTCTGAAAGATcgctgaagaggagaagggtTGAAGACGATACGCTTACAACTCCGACCGCTCCAACAGTCAAGGCTGAGCCAAATAACTCTAGTCCAATCACTGCATCTGAACACTATCAATTTGACATCCAGGAGAGCATTGACCTCGATGATATAGCGCAGAAGATAACCACTCCACGAAAGCGTAAAGATTTGGACGCCTCGGTTGctggagaggaaaaagaagaaccgAGATTAGTTGCTCATACAACTCCAAAGTCTGGCTACGTATGGGCAGACGGTCTACGATACTCAGCAAAGAATGCTCCCGGGCCATCTATACTCACTCCAATCAGCGGTAACAAGAGAGTTTCGAAAAGTAttgtcgatgatgatggcagcctCACTACATATGTGAAAGCTTCATTGGCCCGCGGGATTGCAGAGCTAGCAGAAGATGGAACACCTTACGGAAAGCGTGGATTTACAAAGAGTTCAAAGCCTTCGCATGGGATCGGCCTAGTTCCAAATGGTCGGCTGAGTTCGCTATTGAATACCCCAACTTCCAAGAATACATCACCCATCAAACAAACTCCACAAACCCGCACGCCAGGTACTGCTTCTGCTGAAGACACACCTCTCAGCCTCATGTTCCCCGAGCCTAGAGCACTGCCCTTTGACAAGCTCATGCGACAGACCAAGAAGCGCAGCACTTTAAAGAACGTGGAGTTTACAACGCCTATAAACAAGAAAGCCCCTCTTCGAGATGAGTCTCCGACTAAAGGGCCGGCACCAGGTCTCCGTTATAAGCCTCTGGCACGACTCCGCCTCGATGATTTCAAGGTCAACCCCTTGTCAAACGATGGCCAAGACTATGCCTTTTCGGAAGTCGTCAGAGACAAAGATGATAGGGCAGGCCTACGAGGCTGTACAGATATGCACTGCTGCGGGAAGCACTTTCGAGCCCTGGCTCTATCACATCGGCCAGATTCGCCGTTGACGGCAGAACagcgacaagaagagcagaagctACTGGAGAATTACTTGGGCGAACACGCGTACCGATTAGCAACCATGACAAGGGCCGAAAGAGACGAGATGTGGATCGAAGCCAAGACTGAAGAGCTAGCCAACAAATACGGCAGGCATCGACACCGGTTCGCTCGCATGCAGTCTCCCCCGGGGTTTTGGAATGCCGACTTCCCAGATACACAAGAGCTGGTGGCTGATCGAGAAGAGGCgcaaaagagggaaaagcgCGCAATCGCAGATCGATATAGAGAGGCCATGCGTCCTGGCGGTATGTGGCTATTCAGAGACGAGTAG
- a CDS encoding uncharacterized protein (EggNog:ENOG41) has product MDGWSEKGRPAVREALDHVWEVIDREVQHELAKRAMDNDKTKELLKATVSALSSLGAQQKVLQAENSKLRAQLAAMSSSLSPVKANSSTPAPSDDTKVDSMTPTPSRATTAPTLPSSAAIVSPP; this is encoded by the exons ATGGACGGCTGGTCGGAAAAGGGGCGGCCAGCGGTGCGCGAAGCTCTGGATCATGTGTGGGAAGTCATTGATCGCGAGGTTCAACATG AACTCGCGAAAAGGGCCATGGACAATGACAAGACCAAGGAGCTATTAAAAGCCACGGTTTCCGCTCTTTCAAGTCTGGGGGCTCAGCAAAAGGTGCTGCAAGCTGAGAACAGCAAGCTCCGAGCTCAGCTAGCAGCCATGTCCTCAAGTCTCAGCCCTGTCAAAGCCAATTCGAGCACTCCGGCCCCGAGTGATGACACAAAAGTTGACTCAATGACTCCAACTCCGAGCAGGGCCACTACTGCACCGACTCTCCCCTCTTCAGCAGCTATTGTGTCTCCCCCCTAG